CTTTCTAAATAGCAGGCCTTCATTTTTCTGCATAGCCCCCCATTTTGTGGGGGCTTTTTTTCTTGTCTGACGCCATCCCGGTGTACTTTTGGCTCTGAATCCATTGGCTTTATAATTGCTCTTAAGGATAGCACCTGACTTTTTGGTGAAGTTTGGTGACAAATAACCACTGTCCTTGGGAGATCCTGATGTTGTCTGCGTTAAGAAAATCACTTGTTTTGGTTCTGGGCTGTAGTCTTCTGATGAGCGCTTCCGCATTTGCGCAAAACAGGGGAGATCGCGAGGCAGAACGCATTCGTGTTCTTGAATCTAAAGTGAATCAGTTGGAAAGTCTCGTATATGGTCTTCATCAACGTGTTACAAGCCTTGAGTATCAGAGGCCAACACCGCCGCCTCCGCCGGTGCCTGTAGAGATGGCGTGTATGATTACCGATAGTGGTTATGGTAAAGTATTTTTAGGCAAAGGGCGTACGAAGCTTGAAGCTGAAGCCCAAGCCAAAGAACAGTGTGGCAATAGCGTCCATGCGTCTTACTGTAATACGAACCTCAAATGCAGTGACCCCAATCAAGACCGTGCTACTCAAGGGGCCATCTGTGTTGTGACTGATTCGGGCTACGGCAAGACCTTCAAAGGTGAGGCTCGTACATTGCTAGAAGCTGAATTCAATGCTCGCAAAGCTTGTAATGAGTCAGTTCATGCCTCGTACTGCAATGCCAAAGCTCGTTGTGATACTTTTTAATCCCTAACAAGCGGACTTCTCAAAGGCCTCACCTTGGTGGGCCTTTAGGATCGTCATCGCGGCTTATTCAGAAACCTTATCTTTGGTGTTCTTCATCGTGTCACTAGCGGCGTCGGCGCCCTCATTAACGCGGTTGCGGGCTTTCTTCGCAGCACACTCCATGTCGCCTTCCATGCAAGTCGCTTCCTGCATGCGATGACCGGCTTTTTTAGCGGTGGACTTCACCTTGCGGCCTGTTTTTTTGGCAGAATCCTTCGTCGACTCTGCGGCGTTATCCGTCTTCTTTCCCATGGTGTCTTCGGCGTGAGCTATGGAGGCCGTCATAAATACCGTGATCAATAAGGCAAAAATAGTTTTCATGTTTTCTCCTTGGATGGGTTGACATGACTATCGTGCGGGGCGTGTTTGTGTTGGTAAATCAGTAATTTAACAATGTTGTTTAAAGCTTTCTTTGCACCTGTCCACGATGTTGACGGTGACGGCGAATCATTTTGATCTGAGCATGGGCTTCAAGATTGCAATGTCCTCATCTATGCATAAAAAGCCCGTGAAAGACCTGATCTATCTCAGTTCGAGTCAAAGTTCTGTTCCAGGATTGGCGTCGGTTCCGGCTTATTTGCGGGGAGTGCAAGGAGTGCGTTGGCATTTGGCGCCTCCTCCTGAACTTTTAAAGGACTTCTTAAAGTCGCAGCCAGGGGAGCTATTCGTGATTGTGCATGCAAAGTCATTAACAGCAAAAGTCGCCGAAGCTTTTTTATCTTGGACCAAGACAAAAGTTAAAGTGAGCTTTATCTTTATAGCGCAAACTATTGAAAAAGCGGCATTTCAACTGTCACATTCCTTCCCTCAAACCCTTTTCCTGTACGAGTCTGAGGGCTGTCGCATTGCTGATCTTGTGACTCGTCGCCTCCAAGGCAAGCCAGTGAAAAGTCGCAAGCAAGAGCGGATGCGGGTGCAATCTGAGGTGATGCTAAAGAAGTCGGTCTTGGCCGAGGCTTCTCCCACCGGGGCCTCAGTCCAGTTTCTTCGTGAGGGTCAAATGCAGGATTTTTCGCAAGGGGGCGCCCAGATCACCGTGGAAGAGGGTGAGGTGAGCGTAAAGGACTTTATCAGCCTTATGTATAAAAACCGCCATGGGCGTTGGGTGTCAGTAGAGTCCCAAGTCCGCTGGGTTGTGTCGACGGCAACCGGGGACCAAATTATAGGTGTGCAATTTCTCGCGGTGAGTGCTTGACCCTTCGTGGCTAGAGGATTAGAAATGATGTGATGCAAATGCATATTTCTTCATCACATCTTCTAACAAATACAGGTCGTTTCACGACGGCCACCCTATCATAATGTCACAAATTAATATTATTCTGCCGGATAACTCGACGAAGGTTTTTGACCACGAGCCGACTGCGCTGGAAGTGGCTCAGTCTATTGGTCCTCGCTTGGCCAAAGAAACTCTTGGTGTACAACTCAATGGTTCTAAAGAGATCTCAGATCTGCGAACGCCTCTTAAAGATCAGACCAAAATTGCTTTGATCACCACAAAGAGCCCTGAAGCCGTCGAGGTGATTCGTCACTCTTGCGCGCACATCATGGCGCAAGCGGTGCAGGATATCTGGCCAGAGGTGAAAGTCACGATTGGTCCTGTGATCGATAATGGCTTTTATTATGACTTTGATTCGCCGTTTGCCTTCACTGAAGAGCACTTCGAAAAAATCGAAAAGAAGATGGCCGAAATCATCGCCAAGGATTTGCCGATTAAGCGCGAAAACTGGCCGATCGCTCAGGCGATTGAAACTTTCAAGAAAATGAACGAGCGCTTTAAGGTCGAGTTGATTGAAGACTTGGCGGCGAAAGGTGAAACCGTCGTCGGCATTTATCACAATGGCGATGCTTGGTTCGATCTTTGTCGTGGACCGCATATTCAAAGCACAGGGCAGATCAAAGCTTTCAAACTTCTTTCAGTGGCGGGAGCTTACTGGCGAGGTGACGAAAAAAATGCCATGCTTCAGCGTGTGTATGCGACGGCTTTTGGCGATAAGAAAGAACTTGATCAATATCTTCATAACATCGAAGAAGCGAAAAAGCGCGATCACCGTAAGCTGGGTAAAGAGCTGGGACTTTTCCATTTTCATGAATGGGCTCCGGGTTCACCATTTTTCACGGGGAAGGGTGCGGTCGTTTATACTGAATTGCAAACTTACCTGCGCGAACTTTATTTCGAAACAGGTTATCAGGAAGTCATTACGCCGCAGATTTTTGATGTGAACCTGTTCCATACTTCAGGTCACTATCAAAACTATAAAGAAAACATGTTCTTCACCAAAGTGGACGAGCGTGACTTTGCCTCCAAGCCGATGAACTGTCCTTCGCACTGTTTGCTTTTCAACTCTGAAAAGTATTCGTACCGTGATCTGCCAATCAAGATGGCGGACTTTGGACGTTTGCATCGCTTTGAAAAATCCGGCGCTATGCACGGTTTGACTCGTGTTCGCACCTTCTGTCAGGACGACGCACACATCTTCTGTCGTATGGATCAGTTGCAGGATGAGATTGCGAAGTTCATGCACCTGTTGAATCGGGTTTATGACAAGCTGGGTATGAATAATTACAAAATCTATCTTTCCACTCGTCCCGACAACCGAATGGGCAGTGAAGAGTATTGGGATATGGCGGAAGGCGCCCTGGCGGAAGCCTTGAAAACGTTGAATCTGCCTTTCACGATCAACCCAGGTGATGGCGCGTTCTACGGTCCAAAGCTGGACATTATGTTCGTGGACGCCTTGAACCGTCCTTGGCAATTGGGAACCCTTCAGGTCGATCCAAATCTTCCTGAGGCGTTTAACTTGAAATACACGGGCGAGGATAACAAGGAACACCGTCCGATCATGCTTCACCGTGCGATCTTGGGATCACTAGAGCGCTTTATCGGGGTTTATATCGAACACACGGCGGGACATTTGCCGCCGTGGTTGTGTCCAACTCAGGTTGCCATTTTGAATGTTACAGACCGTGTGAATACGTTCTGTGAGGATTTACAGAAACTTCTTAAAGAGCATAAAGTTCGTGTTGAATTTGACCGCCGTAATGAGAAGCTAAATTACAAGATCCGCGAAGCTCAGCTTCAAAAAGTGCCTTACATGATTATTGTGGGGGATAAAGAGGCCGAGACGAAGACAGTTTCTTTGCGTTTAAGAGACGGCTCTGAACACAAAGGTTTGACTGTGGATCAATTGATGAAAACGATTTTAGACGATATTAGTACAAGACAGCTGCAGTCTTCACTTGCGAAGTCCGCGGCAACTAACGAAAATCAGCTATAGGCTGGGAGGTTCCCATTAGCAAGTTTGAAGGTAATTTTAGAGGCGGTGGCGGCGGTCGTTTTGATCGCAACAAGAAAGACTCTAAAGACTCACTAAGAGTGAATCGTGAGATTCGTGCTCAACAAGTTCGTGTTATTGATGATGAAGGTAACATGTTGGGCGTGATGACAGTTCCCGAGGCGTTACGTATTGCTGAAGATAGAGGCCTCGATCTTCTCGAGATTGCGCCAACGGCATCTCCTCCCACTTGTAAAATCATGGATTACGGCAAGTGGAAGTACGAAAATAAAAAGAAAGCCACGGCGGCTCGTAAAAAACAAACTGTCGTGACGATCAAAGAAATCCAAATGCGTCCGCGTACGGATCAGCATGACTTTGAGACGAAAATGAATCACGCTCGTCGTTTCCTTTTGGAAGGCGACAAAGTGAAAGTGTCATTGCGTTTCATGGGGCGTGAAATGGCCCATCAAGAATTGGGAATGGAAGTGATGCAAAAATGTATCGCCTTCGTAAACGACCTCGCCATGGTCGAATCCCAGCCAAAGATGGAAGGTAAAAACATGTTCCTGATGTTGGGTCCAGACCCACTCAAGATCAAAGAATACCAAAAGCTTCACCCCAACAAATCCAAGCAAGACACCAAAGAACTTGCTGAACTAGAAGAAATCGAAGAAGAAGAAGAATAAAGAAGGTGCCAGGGGACTTTTTCCAACCGGCCTGCGTTGAACGCGGCCCGGTTAAAAAAAGTCCCCTGGCACCTTTCGGTGTTGTACAAAGAGTCTCCAAAGCGTCGGTCACCGTTAATGGCCAAGTCGTTTCATCCATTGATAAAGGGTTTCTGACTCTTTTGGGTGTGGCGAAAGGCGATTCAGAAGAAAAACTTCAAAAGCTTATCACCAAAGTCATCGCACTGCGGGTGTTTCCTGATGCTGAGGGAAAAATGAATCTCTCGTTAAAAGACGTGGGGGGACAGCATCTGATCGTTTCGCAATTTACCTTATTGGGTGACACCGCCAAGGGGAACCGTCCCAGCTTCATCAATGCGGAAGCGCCTGAGTTGGCGAAAGCTCTTTATGAAAAGGCGCTCGAACTGAGTCAATCGTCAGGAGTGTCGACCTGTGGGGGCGTTTTTGGTGCTGACATGAAAGTAGAGCTGACAAACGATGGCCCCGTGACGTTGCTTCTTGAAACTTAAATTAAAGCTTTGCGAAAACAGTCACGCAAAACTAAAAAAGCCGCATTGAAGCGGCTTTTTTAGTTTTAAACTTCTTAAAAGAATTAGTTTTTCAAAGTTAAAGGCACTAAGTCGACCGAGAATCTCGCGCCCTCGACATACTGGTAATCAATATCTCCGGAAAGAACGATAGAGTTGTCCTCGGGGTTGTACAGCCAGCCACCTTTTGCTTTTTGCGGAATGACTTGTTTTCCGTAACGAACGCGAACCATCAACTGACCATTTTTATCGGCGCGTGGACGTTGGCTAAGGAAAATCTCTTTCGACAAAGTCTTGAAGGTAATATCCGAGCCGATTTTTGCCAGATCGTCACCGAATTTGGGGCTGACGATGCTCATGATGTGTTTGGCGCGGATTTGCTCTGGTGTGCCTTCATTCGCATTCGCCGCGACAATCAGTTGTTCCAGGCGAGTGGGACCAAAACCGCTGCATTTGCCATTGTTTTTGGGCGTTTTCTGGCTCATATCAAAACATTCAGGATGGTACTTGGGGTGAATCCGTAAGTCCCAGTCTTTATACGAATCTGGATCTTGAGGACGGACAAGCACGCCATACACTGCGACTTTTTCCGCCCGGCCACCTTTAAAGTCGATCAGCTTTTGCGCCATCTCTTCAGGGTTGATGTTTTTTGATGAGTCATCCGCGTCCGTCAAAAGAATCACAACCAACTGAGCCTCTTTGCGGAAGAAATCTTCATTGGCGGCACCACGACCGGTTTTTTCAAGAGCCGCAGCTAAGGGCGATAACAGTTCTTCGAATTCAGGTCCACCTTCCGCATAAGGTGTCACACCAATATTCAAAGTCGGGGCGATCAATTTGCTATTGTTGTCAGATTTTGCGACGAAACGACGGCTTTGGGAAACTTGGCCCTGATGGTTCTTAATATGGCGAAGATCACCAATCTGATAAATGTCTTTTTTCGTTAGCGCATAACGCTCAGAGCTGTCCCATACCGAGATGACGCCGATATGGTAGTCGATCATTTTGTTTTTCAGTATGCCGGCAGTAAAACGGTCGATGTTACGCACCAGGTTTTCCTGCGCTGATTTCATACTGTCTGAATTGTCTGTGACAAAAAGAATGTCAACTTCAGGATTGAAGTCAAACTGACTTTGACCGCCATCTTCGGTGATCCATTCAAAAGTTTGCGCGGGAATCTGATCGTATTGCGGAATCTGAACCTGCTCTTCTAACAAAGGTTTTTCAACTTTGAGTGTCGCGGATTCAGGACTGCAAGCCGAAACCAGCATGAAGGCTGAAAAATAAATGGCGATGATAATGAGGTTTCTCACATCTTCCTCCTGATCCCTTTGGCGCAAGTTTTTGCCGCCACTTCGAACTTATCCAGCTCATCGATCCAAGGTCTGCCGTCATCCATAAAAACCAGCTTGTCGTCGCCGACTTTTTCGAATTGGCTTTTTTTGTACATACTGTCCGCCAACTCCATGTCGGTATGAACGCGTTGAATCGCTTCGACTTCAACCAGGTTGAGTTTCTGGATCACGTTGAAATTTTCGTTGGTCTCTTCTTGCGCCAGTTCCTGAACACGTTTTTTTAAAGCTAAAAAGCTTTGCGTGTTGGCTTTTTCAAGTTGGTCCTTTACGCGGCTGGAATCGACCATCGCCAAAGCCCGTTCAGAAGCTTTAAAGCGCAAAGCCTGCTTTTGGAACTCGACATCCTTATAGATCAAAAGGGGAAGACGTTGAACCGCGCCGCCCATATCGTCCAAAGTTAATGGAAACTTATCCGCCTTTTTAAGGACCTGTGTCAGTGCTTCATTCCATCCAGACTGAGCCAACTGCTGAACTTCCAGGATGCGTTTTTTCTGTTTTTCTTTAAAGATTTGATGGGTCTCAAAGACACCCTTGTAATCGCAGATTTTAAGCTGGGTTAAAGACTGCAAAAGGAAAGCTTCAGAATTGGAAATTTCCGCAAACTGAGGAGCCAACAGTGTTTTAGTCTGGGCTAAAGCTTTCTCATAATTTTCCTGACGGAAGTAAGCCCAGCCTTTTTCTTCGACGGAAGACAGCCAATAGGTGTTTCCGCGCGGAATCTGATTGTAAGTGCGGATTGCTTCGTCAAACTGACCTTTCGCAAAAAGTTTGCGGCCGTTTGTTAAAGCATCTTTGTTGTCGCAGTCACTGCAAGAACCCAAAGCTTTTTTCTCAAGATCTGCCGTGCTAAAAGGAATATTTTTTTTAGAGGCCTTGTCAGACCAGGATTGAGCCCAGTCCTTCACGGAAAGGCGTTCCTGAGCCGAAGCTTGCGTCGACAAGCCCAGGCAAAGAACCGCCATTGTGCTAAGAGCGACGAAAGACTTCATCATAAGATCCATCCAAGTCCTAAAGAACCCGTCACCACATCCAGCTTACGTGCGCCTGTTGCGATCTGGTCTTCATAAGTTTGATAGCGAACTTCTGCGCGGGCAGAAATGTGCTTCGTAATCCATGCGCCCAGACCCAAGCCGCCTGTCAGCACAGAGGTCGAGCCGCTGGAAAGAGTGATGTTTCCGCCGCCGGCAAGAAGATAGATATCAAATTGAGTGACACCCATATCCAAGAAACTTGTTTTTCCATAGATGGGGTACCAATTCAAAACCGCGATTGTCGAATTCAATGGATAATCGATATCGACGGGAAGAGCCCGGCCGCCGGCTTGTTCCGCAGCTTTGGCATCGTCATAAATACGTTGGCCTTCTGAAGTCAGGCTGTTTCCGAAATCATAGTAACGAACACCCAAGGACCAACGGGGAGTGATATGATAATCCACTTGCGCCCCTAGGGCCTGAGTTTTTACATAAGCGTCGCCGCCAAAAACAGTTCCATAAGAAAGACCGAACTCTACCGTGTTACGGCGATCGACAATTCGTTCTTGGACGATACGGGAGCGGCTGGTGGATTTCACCTTTTCAGCCATTTCCATCAGGTCTTTGTTACCACCCAAAGAATCGATATCTTCGGCCGCATTGATTTGTTTGGCATTTGACTTCGCCGAGGCTGCCAAAGCGGAGGTCGCCGTTAAAGTCAGAGAGAGAAACGCCATCGTAAGCAAGTTCATCGTTTTCATTGAGCAGCCTCCGTAGCGCAAAGTTTTTTGTCTTCTGTGGAAGCCACAACTTTAAGCTTATAAGCAGTGATATCTGAATTTCTGCCGTTGATTACGGCTTGAGCATTCATGAGGATTTCGCCGTTGAGCTGTTCTGCCTTCGCATCGCAGGGCACAGTCCAAGTCAAAGCACATTCCTGTTTTGCCGCAGAGGTTTCCGAATTCTTACATTCGACAGCAGGAGAGCCTGGCAAAGTCGAAGAAGCAGTTTCAACTTTCACCAGTGCCTGGTTGTCAGCCGAAGTGACCGCGAATTTTAGATTCACGGACTGACCTGGGCTGACGACCAACCCCTGTTGGCCTAAACCTGAAAGGTCAAAGCGAGGTGCTTGAAGCGCTTTCGTGTAACGAACCTTCACTTGTGTCAAAGATTCAGGTGTCGAAAGACCGTAGGGACTGTAGACCTTAAAGCTCAAGCGAACTCGAGTGCCGTCGGCGGAAGCCATGATGGAACCATCTTTAGCAAGCTGAGGTTGAACCGAGATATTTTTTGTATCAAAGATCAACGTGAATTTCCAAGTCGAGTCACCAAGGTATTCGGCCTCTTTTTTGTTCAGATCGGCGACCACATAACGAGCACCATCCAACTCAAGGAAGCTGTTGCCTGCGGTGTAGCTAACACCATCATAGCTGACCACCAAACGCGGTTTTTGCGGGGCTTTGTTGTCAATGCCCGGGATTTTAACAGTCACAGAGAATGGCACCAAGGCACCTTCATTGACTTCGGACGCCAATCCCGTGACGGTCAGTCCGGAAGGGGCTTCCTGATTGCGGAATAAGAAAATATTAAATTCTTTTTCGCGGACCAAACCTTTCAGCTTGTCAGCTTCGGCCTGCCTATTTGCTTTGGAAACCTCGGCCACGACTTTTGCCGTATAACTTTTCATAGCGGCGTTGGCCGGAACTGTATAAAGCGCCGGAGTCCAAGTCAGGAGATAAAGGTCTTTTTCTTGAGATGATTTTTCAAGACGGGCGCCTTCGGGAAGTCCCTGGGCTGATAGCTTAATTTCGATACCGGGCACCAGAACGCGGGCGCGGATTTTAAACTGCGCTGGCTGACCTTCATTGAAAGTCATTTGTGCGTCAGGCGTGATCACGATGAATTTTTC
The sequence above is a segment of the Bdellovibrio sp. ArHS genome. Coding sequences within it:
- a CDS encoding PilZ domain-containing protein, whose protein sequence is MLTVTANHFDLSMGFKIAMSSSMHKKPVKDLIYLSSSQSSVPGLASVPAYLRGVQGVRWHLAPPPELLKDFLKSQPGELFVIVHAKSLTAKVAEAFLSWTKTKVKVSFIFIAQTIEKAAFQLSHSFPQTLFLYESEGCRIADLVTRRLQGKPVKSRKQERMRVQSEVMLKKSVLAEASPTGASVQFLREGQMQDFSQGGAQITVEEGEVSVKDFISLMYKNRHGRWVSVESQVRWVVSTATGDQIIGVQFLAVSA
- the thrS gene encoding threonine--tRNA ligase, with the protein product MSQINIILPDNSTKVFDHEPTALEVAQSIGPRLAKETLGVQLNGSKEISDLRTPLKDQTKIALITTKSPEAVEVIRHSCAHIMAQAVQDIWPEVKVTIGPVIDNGFYYDFDSPFAFTEEHFEKIEKKMAEIIAKDLPIKRENWPIAQAIETFKKMNERFKVELIEDLAAKGETVVGIYHNGDAWFDLCRGPHIQSTGQIKAFKLLSVAGAYWRGDEKNAMLQRVYATAFGDKKELDQYLHNIEEAKKRDHRKLGKELGLFHFHEWAPGSPFFTGKGAVVYTELQTYLRELYFETGYQEVITPQIFDVNLFHTSGHYQNYKENMFFTKVDERDFASKPMNCPSHCLLFNSEKYSYRDLPIKMADFGRLHRFEKSGAMHGLTRVRTFCQDDAHIFCRMDQLQDEIAKFMHLLNRVYDKLGMNNYKIYLSTRPDNRMGSEEYWDMAEGALAEALKTLNLPFTINPGDGAFYGPKLDIMFVDALNRPWQLGTLQVDPNLPEAFNLKYTGEDNKEHRPIMLHRAILGSLERFIGVYIEHTAGHLPPWLCPTQVAILNVTDRVNTFCEDLQKLLKEHKVRVEFDRRNEKLNYKIREAQLQKVPYMIIVGDKEAETKTVSLRLRDGSEHKGLTVDQLMKTILDDISTRQLQSSLAKSAATNENQL
- the infC gene encoding translation initiation factor IF-3; translated protein: MNREIRAQQVRVIDDEGNMLGVMTVPEALRIAEDRGLDLLEIAPTASPPTCKIMDYGKWKYENKKKATAARKKQTVVTIKEIQMRPRTDQHDFETKMNHARRFLLEGDKVKVSLRFMGREMAHQELGMEVMQKCIAFVNDLAMVESQPKMEGKNMFLMLGPDPLKIKEYQKLHPNKSKQDTKELAELEEIEEEEE
- the dtd gene encoding D-aminoacyl-tRNA deacylase — its product is MAPFGVVQRVSKASVTVNGQVVSSIDKGFLTLLGVAKGDSEEKLQKLITKVIALRVFPDAEGKMNLSLKDVGGQHLIVSQFTLLGDTAKGNRPSFINAEAPELAKALYEKALELSQSSGVSTCGGVFGADMKVELTNDGPVTLLLET
- a CDS encoding outer membrane beta-barrel domain-containing protein — its product is MKTMNLLTMAFLSLTLTATSALAASAKSNAKQINAAEDIDSLGGNKDLMEMAEKVKSTSRSRIVQERIVDRRNTVEFGLSYGTVFGGDAYVKTQALGAQVDYHITPRWSLGVRYYDFGNSLTSEGQRIYDDAKAAEQAGGRALPVDIDYPLNSTIAVLNWYPIYGKTSFLDMGVTQFDIYLLAGGGNITLSSGSTSVLTGGLGLGAWITKHISARAEVRYQTYEDQIATGARKLDVVTGSLGLGWIL